CCCGATTAACAAGATATAGTACGTTTCAACGCTTTAGGTTGAGGATGCCCGGTGACCTCGCCTCTCTGGTATCTTGAAATTTGTCGCCAAAAACGTATTGCAAAGGCTGGTCGGTTTCCTAATACTTCCAAGGGCgggtaatgagataatcaattgATCTTTTGACCCGCTCGCCCTTTGGCTTTTTGTCGGAAGTGGAGCGGGAGTTGAGGAAACGCTCCCCTCGAGTGGAATCTCCTCTCTTTTACCATTCGTCCTTGAAAGCAAGAATAGGAGGAAGTCCTGACTTTGACAGGTTTACAGGTTCACATGGCAGATAGAAAACTCCTGGGATTGCTTGTGTCGGAAATGAGTTCAGtcctgtatgtggggggggggtggaaggggtggggtggggggcttcaGAGGAAGCAACAAGTGGGTGATGGCGTGTCTCTTTGTGTTTGTGGCGAGATGTATTTAGGAAAACCAGCCGGTCCGTCTGTCTCGTTGACCAACGCTCATCTCATGGCAGATTACACGGAAAAGAAGAATGGTCAAATCAAGTCGAAGTCAAGTCAGCCCCAAGTGTCCATAAAGTGCTTTTTAAAATGGGGAGGGAGGGTTAAAGGAAACAGAAATGGTAACGGCACCAATAAAAGGACAATTAATCTCCAAAAAGTACCATGAGCGACACGTAGAGAGAGATGTACCGTAGATTTTTTTGTCTCTCGGTTACCATTAAAGGAGACAGAAGCAGTCCCCTGGTGAATGTGCGTGTCTGTAGCAGGCAGACAGGAGCGCCGAGGCTGCACATTTCTCTAGTAAAGGAGCAAACCCACCCTGGGCCCGTCATACTTCCTGTGGAGAGAGGGCCAGGTTGAACCGCAGCATATTTCTGGCTTGAGCTGTTGTTCCTccttatatttttttttcttcctcttcttcttcggctacttcacactacacacacacacgcacacactacactatacacacacacacacacacacacacacacacacacacacacactgctctatTCATCCCCGGCCCACTCTTCCCTAATACTAAAATAGACCTCTACCTCTTCAGCTGGCAACTTATTCAGTCTGCATGTTGTGTCACACTGCAAAGCacaccagacagacagaaattTGGAAAGAGATGTCTAGTGACCGTCTGCAACATTTTCCCAAGAGGTGATTACACTTACTATAACTATCACTTATTACATAGTTACCCAGGAAAATATGTGGTCACAGCCGAGTGGAAATGACTTCGTAGTATGTTTTGTGATATGCTGGATATAGCAGGatttacattgtgtgtgtgtgtgtgtgtgtgtgtgtgtgtgtgtgtgtgtgtgtaaatgtgaggCTGTGTCTTCATTAATATAAGTCATCGGGCGATGACGTCGTATTTCATTAGCGGACCATGTGTTGAAACTATTACTAATACCTCCTATTTGTGTCGGTGAAACTCGGTCGTTGAAGAAGGAAAAGGCCATGCGAGAGGCCAGCACTCGTCCACGTGATTTAGATTAGATCAAATACTGAATAAAGGAACAACGTCTTCCGGGTTTCCAAGCCTCCTGGAATACCTGGAAATTCACAGACTTGTTttgcagtcatggaaaacacctggaaattaATAAATTCATCAAGTGTCttggaaatattattgaggtcatggaaaagTGTGAAGTTGGGTTATGAAATCATGTTTTTACTCACTGATATTTACTCACTGATATTTTAGGGTGATTTTTAGCTGAGATTGCACATTAGTGCTTGAAGTTTGAGGGTGTGTGTTCATTAACCAGCTAGAAGTTACATACTCCGTCtagagactgttgaggcttccaCTTATAGTTAATACTGAATATATATGACATCTCATGAGCAACAGCTGTTATATATAGCCCagcaaaagtcatggaaaatgtccttgaaaagacCCAGAGATCAATTTCCTGAAAATAATACAAACCCTAGTCTCATTGCTTGCTGCAGTTGCCCAGCAAAATCTAGGGACCACTGTCTCACGTTGATGATGTCATCCATGTTTCCAGGTATGGACAGCGCCATTACCTTGTGGCAGttcctgctgcagctgctgctggacCAGAGTCACAAGCACCTGATCTGCTGGACGTCCACCGACGGCGAGTTCAAGCTCCTCAAGTCCGAGGAGGTGGCCAAGCTGTGGGGGCTCCGCAAGAACAAGACAAACATGAACTACGACAAGCTGAGCAGAGCTCTTCGCTACTATTATGACAAGGTGGGTCCGGTCAACGCCATTCAGTTCACCCGAGGAAAAAAAACGTCAAGGGAGTAGAGTGACTGTTCTTGTCTTTGTGACTTGATTAAGCGGGCTTCTGCATACTCACCTTTAATAGCCCTGTTGTTTAAAAGTAAGCACTAGTAATATGTTCAGGACTTGGTTATATTAATACTAGTAATATGTAATATAACTAAGTCCTGCTATAACCACACGAACAACAGAGACAATCCGAAGGCATTTTAATCAGTTAGTCGGGCAGTGTAGTGGTGTGACAAGTCCTTTGTTCTTCTTATTCAACCCCGACTAGCCGCTGGCAAGATACAGCCACTTCCTCTTTTGTCGCATAACCAACAGCACAAATATTATGATGACGTAGCATTAGCGTTTAAAAAAATACTTGAAAGTTTTGCCATTGTTGTGCAGACAGATGTGGTATTCTGTCTGCTTCTGTAACCAAAATGTATTGGTGATCACCATCATAAGTTTTATTTTTCTATAGTTGCGTACTGTTTTAGTTTAGGTCAAAGTCCTTTAAGTTGGCCTAAATAGGAAGGAAAGTTTAATGTGGTATATCATGTGGTAGATATACCGTCTATAATTTTGTTGTACACTGTATATTACAGAACATCATCAAGAAGGTGATCGGCCAGAAGTTTGTCTATAAGTTTGTCTCCTTCCCTGAGATCCTGAAGATGGACCcacaggcagtggagatgggccTGGCAGCGGGCCGGGTGCCCCGGAAGGAAGAGGGGCCCCTGGGGCTGGAGGTGGTTGagcaggtcgaggaggatgaggaagaggaagaggaggaagaggtcaGGAGGAGGACCTTGGCGGCCCTTGGGGTGCAGGCGTGTCGGGGGAGTGACTACCTCCATGCGGGGCTTTACTCCTCCCTGGGCGTCGGCTCCCTACGTCACCAACCCGAGCTTCTTCGAGCTCTCAGAGATCACCGGGAGGAGCCACGCTCCGTCATCCGCTTCGGAGCCAATGCCAGCGAGAGGACTCCGCCTCCAGCCACCAAGTTCGAATCCTACGCCTCCTCCAGATTGTTCAAACTCTCCCCTCCACCACGCTCCCCGCCCTCCCCGCAGACCCAGGCCTACCTGGCCAGGCGAAGTTGGAGCTCCgtggctgagcaggaggaggaggagtcagaggagagggaggaggagggagaggactcTGACCAAGGCACCCAGCCCCTCAACCTCTCTTCTGGACACCGGGAACGAGCCCTGCAGCCTCCTGACAAAAGGAGCAGCTTCAGTGGAAAAAGcggcagcagtagtaatagtagtagtagtagcagcggcAGTAGTAATGGTAGTTGTAATAGTAGCCAAGGAGATGGACTCCCACCAAAAAGCAAAAAGCCCAAAGCTCTGGATATCTCCGCCCCCTCCCTACTGCTGGCAGGAAGTGACATCGGCTCCATTGCCCTCAACAGCCCAGCATTGCCCTCTGGTTCCCTCACCCCTGCCTTCTTCACCGCGCAGGTGAGATTTTCTGTCTTTAAATGTACAAttagcttccccccccccctctgctgaccaaTATCAGCAACCACTGGGAATTGCAACAACATTGGTAAATTTGGTCTCCTCTTATACAAGTGTCTGTCTCAATCCCACTTATACGTTGTCCCCTTGACCGACGAAGGCCTGCAAATGACATAACTCACCCTAATAACATCTCATAATTTCATAAACTAGTTTAACGCAGAAGTTCTGCAGAACTGTCAAGTGAAGAGGTAATTGTTGTAAAACACTGTACAGTATTTATAAGTTATTACAAATGGCAACATATTTAATACCATGCTGCTTGCCAGTCCAGCTGTCCCGCGGCCAGTT
The window above is part of the Lampris incognitus isolate fLamInc1 chromosome 6, fLamInc1.hap2, whole genome shotgun sequence genome. Proteins encoded here:
- the LOC130114434 gene encoding ETS domain-containing protein Elk-3-like; this translates as MDSAITLWQFLLQLLLDQSHKHLICWTSTDGEFKLLKSEEVAKLWGLRKNKTNMNYDKLSRALRYYYDKNIIKKVIGQKFVYKFVSFPEILKMDPQAVEMGLAAGRVPRKEEGPLGLEVVEQVEEDEEEEEEEEVRRRTLAALGVQACRGSDYLHAGLYSSLGVGSLRHQPELLRALRDHREEPRSVIRFGANASERTPPPATKFESYASSRLFKLSPPPRSPPSPQTQAYLARRSWSSVAEQEEEESEEREEEGEDSDQGTQPLNLSSGHRERALQPPDKRSSFSGKSGSSSNSSSSSSGSSNGSCNSSQGDGLPPKSKKPKALDISAPSLLLAGSDIGSIALNSPALPSGSLTPAFFTAQAPSGLLLAHSPLLSGIHFWSSLSPVAPLSPARLQGHSSLFQFPSLINGHMPVGLPGLEGTASSLLLSPTSHKS